In a single window of the Acyrthosiphon pisum isolate AL4f chromosome X, pea_aphid_22Mar2018_4r6ur, whole genome shotgun sequence genome:
- the LOC100164944 gene encoding cilia- and flagella-associated protein 20-like isoform X1, with protein sequence MFQTNFQGPLFTAFYSGGSNPLDNWLVQCKEGEMKQVLDDVVKSNVFQIQSLNVNACCITCPVDPKGSLGVRMPYLTLLLKNLRQYFTFEITILDSEKIRRRVRLSNYHTVSKISTFMVTKPMCMDEGWNRVGLKLAEIVSDAFKTTYVETVRIQVHANCRLKRIYFSSQEYKEDELPNAYRMYKMAVVREKPKRLPKKIAGPVDKKSTAVVEQAKT encoded by the exons ATGTTTCAGACGAACTTCCAAGGGCCGTTATTCACCGCGTTCTATAGTGGCGGCAGCAATCCGCTGGATAATTGGTTAGTTCAG TGCAAAGAAGGAGAAATGAAACAGGTCCTCGACGACGTGGTGAAGTCCAACGTATTCCAGATCCAGTCGCTAAACGTCAACGCCTGTTGTATAACCTGTCCGGTGGACCCCAAAGGTTCGCTGGGTGTTCGGATGCCTTACCTGACGTTGTTGCTGAAAAATCTCCGTCAATATTTTACGTTCGAAATCACG ATTTTGGACAGCGAAAAGATTCGCCGGCGCGTGCGCCTGAGCAACTACCATACGGTCTCAAAGATCAGTACGTTCATGGTCACGAAGCCGATGTGCATGGACGAGGGTTGGAACCGAGTGGGCCTGAAATTGGCCGAGATCGTGAGCGACGCGTTCAAGACGACCTACGTGGAGACGGTCCGCATCCAAGTGCACGCCAACTGTCGGCTGAAAAGGATATATTTCAGTAGCCAAGAGTACAAGGAGGATGAGCTGCCGAACGCGTACAGGATGTACAAGATGGCAGTGGTGCGGGAAAAACCGAAGAGATTGCCGAAGAAAATTGCAGGACCCGTTGACAAAAAGTCGACGGCTGTCGTAGAGCAGGCTAAAACTTAA
- the LOC100164944 gene encoding cilia- and flagella-associated protein 20-like isoform X2 codes for MKQVLDDVVKSNVFQIQSLNVNACCITCPVDPKGSLGVRMPYLTLLLKNLRQYFTFEITILDSEKIRRRVRLSNYHTVSKISTFMVTKPMCMDEGWNRVGLKLAEIVSDAFKTTYVETVRIQVHANCRLKRIYFSSQEYKEDELPNAYRMYKMAVVREKPKRLPKKIAGPVDKKSTAVVEQAKT; via the exons ATGAAACAGGTCCTCGACGACGTGGTGAAGTCCAACGTATTCCAGATCCAGTCGCTAAACGTCAACGCCTGTTGTATAACCTGTCCGGTGGACCCCAAAGGTTCGCTGGGTGTTCGGATGCCTTACCTGACGTTGTTGCTGAAAAATCTCCGTCAATATTTTACGTTCGAAATCACG ATTTTGGACAGCGAAAAGATTCGCCGGCGCGTGCGCCTGAGCAACTACCATACGGTCTCAAAGATCAGTACGTTCATGGTCACGAAGCCGATGTGCATGGACGAGGGTTGGAACCGAGTGGGCCTGAAATTGGCCGAGATCGTGAGCGACGCGTTCAAGACGACCTACGTGGAGACGGTCCGCATCCAAGTGCACGCCAACTGTCGGCTGAAAAGGATATATTTCAGTAGCCAAGAGTACAAGGAGGATGAGCTGCCGAACGCGTACAGGATGTACAAGATGGCAGTGGTGCGGGAAAAACCGAAGAGATTGCCGAAGAAAATTGCAGGACCCGTTGACAAAAAGTCGACGGCTGTCGTAGAGCAGGCTAAAACTTAA